A part of Litoribacterium kuwaitense genomic DNA contains:
- a CDS encoding helix-turn-helix domain-containing protein encodes MKGAQKGVEQDKQEILKRFEPLVLSLIKNEDPQIQEDFKQELFKELLEIIERMNVPNSYDEKDCQ; translated from the coding sequence ATAAAAGGAGCTCAAAAAGGAGTAGAACAAGACAAACAAGAAATTTTAAAACGGTTTGAGCCTTTAGTTCTTAGTCTCATTAAAAACGAAGATCCCCAAATTCAAGAAGATTTTAAACAGGAGCTATTTAAGGAGTTGTTAGAAATCATAGAAAGAATGAATGTACCTAATTCATACGATGAGAAGGATTGTCAATAA